A portion of the Aquamicrobium sp. genome contains these proteins:
- a CDS encoding branched-chain amino acid ABC transporter permease: MTSMAPPSGRADLIIALALVAAATTLPFVVESRYVLGQVVLALFYACIASQWNLVFGFAGIFSLAPLAIFAVGGYATAMLCFFLGWSVWAALLPAAFVAALFSIVIGLACLRLTGVYVALLTLAVTQVMYLLIVTDTDCFVMVGTVCRQLTGGPSGFSRFGDLGMRELLRGSWMIGNYAVVCTLFALIMAMTWVILKSPMGHAFRAIRDNPGYAVARGINRFRVQMLVFGISAFFMGLAGGVYAAHFQVIGPTILQLPQLMFIIAIVVIGGVGTFWGPLVGTFVLVGADELMREAGEFRTLGLGVIIAAAIVLMPNGLVGRFRQLRRYLGAGRKTPHSEANGS, encoded by the coding sequence ATGACATCCATGGCTCCCCCTTCGGGCAGGGCGGACCTGATCATCGCGCTGGCGCTGGTCGCGGCCGCCACGACGCTGCCCTTCGTGGTCGAAAGCCGCTACGTGCTGGGTCAGGTGGTGCTTGCCCTGTTCTATGCCTGCATCGCCTCGCAATGGAACCTCGTCTTCGGTTTCGCCGGCATCTTCTCGCTGGCGCCGCTCGCGATCTTCGCGGTCGGCGGCTACGCCACGGCGATGTTGTGCTTCTTCCTCGGCTGGTCGGTCTGGGCGGCGCTGCTGCCGGCGGCGTTCGTCGCGGCGCTGTTCTCGATCGTGATCGGGCTGGCCTGCCTGCGGCTCACCGGCGTCTATGTCGCGCTGCTGACGCTCGCGGTCACGCAGGTGATGTACCTGCTGATCGTCACCGACACCGACTGCTTCGTGATGGTCGGCACCGTCTGCCGCCAGCTGACCGGCGGGCCGAGCGGCTTCTCGCGCTTCGGCGATCTCGGCATGCGCGAATTGCTGCGCGGAAGCTGGATGATCGGCAATTACGCGGTGGTCTGCACCTTGTTCGCCCTCATCATGGCCATGACCTGGGTGATCCTGAAAAGTCCGATGGGCCATGCCTTCCGCGCCATCCGCGACAATCCCGGCTATGCAGTGGCGCGCGGCATCAACCGCTTCCGCGTCCAGATGCTGGTCTTCGGCATCTCGGCCTTCTTCATGGGCCTCGCCGGCGGCGTCTATGCCGCGCATTTCCAGGTGATCGGCCCGACCATCCTGCAACTGCCGCAGCTGATGTTCATCATCGCCATCGTGGTGATCGGCGGGGTGGGCACCTTCTGGGGGCCGCTGGTCGGCACGTTCGTCCTCGTCGGCGCCGACGAGCTGATGCGCGAGGCGGGCGAGTTCCGCACGCTGGGCCTCGGTGTCATCATCGCCGCCGCCATCGTGCT
- a CDS encoding branched-chain amino acid ABC transporter permease — protein sequence MNTFYSVLVSGLTVGALYAIASIGLSLVWGALGVLNMAHGALLTLGGYVAYGVITSAGLPMPVGILASVLVGALAGGLIYVLIVRNVLRQSGADFEANVMIATVGVAIALENGILLWFGGKPLKQPVTVTGSFSIGGMHVPWQNFIIMVAAVIAMALIASVLNYTRMGRAIRATAQNRDAARLLGVAVSRVYLYVLMLSGAVAGICGLLLSALVQLSPSLGNDPMLKAFIMCVVAGLGTLPGAVLVSFALALLEAWVQYAFGARWGFPMLLCAVVLVLIWRPGGLLGRVQPRRM from the coding sequence ATGAACACCTTCTATTCCGTCCTCGTCTCGGGCCTGACGGTCGGCGCGCTCTACGCCATCGCGAGCATCGGCCTGTCGCTGGTCTGGGGCGCGCTCGGCGTGCTGAACATGGCCCATGGCGCGCTGCTGACGCTCGGCGGCTACGTCGCCTACGGCGTCATCACCTCGGCCGGCCTGCCGATGCCGGTCGGCATCCTCGCCTCGGTTCTCGTCGGCGCCCTGGCGGGTGGGCTGATCTATGTGCTCATCGTGCGCAACGTGCTGCGCCAGTCCGGCGCGGATTTCGAGGCCAATGTGATGATCGCCACCGTCGGCGTCGCCATCGCGCTGGAGAACGGCATCCTCCTGTGGTTCGGCGGCAAGCCGCTGAAGCAGCCGGTGACGGTGACGGGCTCGTTCTCGATCGGCGGCATGCACGTGCCCTGGCAGAACTTCATCATCATGGTCGCGGCCGTGATCGCCATGGCGCTGATCGCCTCGGTGCTGAACTACACCCGCATGGGCCGCGCGATCCGCGCCACCGCACAGAACCGCGACGCCGCCCGGCTGCTCGGGGTCGCGGTGAGCCGGGTCTATCTCTACGTGCTGATGCTTTCGGGCGCGGTGGCCGGAATTTGCGGCCTGCTGCTTTCGGCCCTCGTCCAGCTTTCGCCCTCGCTCGGCAATGACCCGATGCTCAAGGCCTTCATCATGTGCGTGGTCGCCGGCCTCGGCACGCTGCCGGGCGCGGTGCTGGTCTCGTTCGCGCTCGCGCTGCTCGAGGCCTGGGTCCAGTACGCGTTCGGCGCCCGCTGGGGCTTCCCGATGCTGCTCTGCGCGGTGGTCCTGGTGCTGATCTGGCGGCCGGGCGGATTGCTGGGCCGCGTCCAGCCGAGGCGGATGTGA
- a CDS encoding ABC transporter ATP-binding protein — protein MSAAPVLQLSDVRSGYEGIEVLRGISLSIAAGELVTVVGPNGHGKSTLLRTISGLVPLRSGEIRLDGVPLDRHVHHTAARGIAHVPQGDLLFPGMTVHENLLMGAFLCTDRAERNRRLDEVHSLLPKLAERRNQFVSTLSGGERRMVGVGRGLMMGARIMMIDEPSLGLAPLVIEQIYEVIAALGKSGRTILLIEENPARVADIADRLFLLDNGAFIWSGPPAELLASDELISAYLGG, from the coding sequence ATGAGCGCGGCCCCGGTTCTGCAACTCAGCGACGTGCGCTCGGGCTATGAAGGCATCGAGGTGCTGCGCGGCATCTCCCTCTCGATCGCGGCCGGGGAGCTCGTCACCGTGGTCGGGCCGAACGGCCATGGCAAGTCGACGCTGCTGCGGACGATCTCCGGCCTCGTGCCGCTGCGCTCGGGCGAGATCCGGCTCGACGGCGTGCCGCTCGACCGGCATGTCCATCACACGGCGGCGCGCGGCATCGCCCATGTGCCGCAGGGCGACCTGCTGTTTCCCGGCATGACCGTGCACGAGAACCTGCTGATGGGCGCGTTCCTCTGCACCGACCGGGCCGAGCGCAACCGCCGCCTCGACGAGGTCCACAGCCTGCTGCCGAAGCTGGCCGAGCGGCGCAACCAGTTCGTCTCGACCCTTTCGGGCGGCGAGCGGCGGATGGTCGGAGTCGGGCGCGGGCTGATGATGGGCGCGCGGATCATGATGATCGACGAGCCCTCGCTCGGCCTCGCGCCGCTGGTGATCGAACAGATCTACGAAGTGATCGCGGCGCTCGGCAAATCGGGGCGCACGATCCTCCTGATCGAGGAAAACCCGGCCCGGGTCGCGGATATCGCCGACCGGCTGTTCCTGCTCGACAACGGCGCGTTCATCTGGTCGGGGCCGCCCGCGGAACTGCTCGCCAGCGACGAGCTCATCTCGGCTTATCTCGGGGGGTAG